The DNA sequence GACCTGATAAGATAATATTTAAAATGGGTCAGCAATGTATCACAGTTCTCAACCATTTAGAAGCTAAGCACTCAATTTATATAAAAGTGTTTgatcagaatttttttttatttatgctttgaccaaaaaaaaaagaagcattgTATGTTGGGCAATTTTAAGCTATAGTAGGCATTGACCATTAATTGTTTATATGTTGTGTTGTTGGTTGTCTTTTTGAGCTCCAAAGGATAAAAGGATAAGTGATATATTTGATTCCAAGACCCTGCTGCTTATCAAGGGTCAAAATGTTTTATCAACTAAGTAGTTGACAACTTTTAAGATTTATCAGATATTTTACATCCTCAGTATTTAATAAGTCAATCCTCAAACTTCGGTAAGTAAGTTTATTCTTTATAAAATTTTCAACCTTCAATTTTAATTTATAGCCAGTTTAGTATACAATCATCATGTTTTGATTCTTGATGTCTCTCTTGTAACCTATTCATGATATCACATGCAGTTGTGGCTACTTATATATGTCCTCATGTATAATtcatgcttgcaaagatttgacaTCATATGGTAGATTAAGCACTCAATTTTAAACACTGGATATTGGATTGACCTAGCCTGGATCAACTTTCTCAGATGTAAAAATTTAGGTAAGATCATAATAGTCGATAAACACTGCCGATCAAGTTCAAGAAGAAGGATCATAAACCAAGGTAATGAAGTGAAACATTGTAGATAAAAGATAATTTGACTGAtcaagcaaaaaaagaaaaagagatgtcCAGAAATGCAAGATAATTTCCAGGGAGAATTTCTAAGATTCAAAATGTGAAGGGGAAAAAAAACTATAATGATAATTAATTTGTGATCAAATAAAATGCACCTCACTACGCGATTTAAACCTGACAATATTACAAAGTCATTTTCTCTTCTTGGTAGACTGCAAATATGTTGTTGGAGGCATTAGTTTCTTCTTCACGAAAGCACTTGTTCTGCTCTCTGCTCTCTGGTTCATTCTCATCATCATCGCTTGCTGCATTCTCTGACTGGGCTAGCTTTCTCTATGTTATCATAAGACAGTTTCTTCTTTGAGTTCAACTTCCCAAGCAATTTCTGTTCAACTGGATCACTTGAAACTGCCACTTTCATTTTTGGTGTGACTTTAGCCCCCAGACCCAACCTATACGAGCATTAATCAACCAAATATTGAGGCCCCAAAGAATATATTGTCTAAAATAAGATAATCTCATATGCATATAACATAGTAGATGCCTTGAAGGTTGACCCTCAAATTCCAATTCACTCTGCTCGTTAGTTGCTGATGTGCTCATATTATTAACCCAAGCTTCAGCCTGAAAACCATGCTTTCATTAAAACATGATATTTAAATTGTTCAATGCAGCAATATGGTTTCTAATGCATATTGTGTTTTATAACAATCTCCAAGCCATACTGGCTTTACAACTCATCCTCTCAGTTTGAAAGACTGACAGAAATCCAAGACAAGTCCAAAGATAGATGAGATGAGCTGTACAGTTCAAATGCAAGTCCATAACACCACACAAATAAGAGGACACAAGTTTATGGACCATAAAGATCTTTTTCTTTCTACCAAGCGCAGGCAATGaagataagatttgatttgatcgTTGGACTTTATTATCATCAatcaaaaatctttaccaagtaaGCTAGTTTATCGAATGAGGTTACAAATTCTCAATCTTTAGTAAGTGGGCCTGGTACATCACTACCAGACTAATATTTTAGGTATAATATTTGTTAGATGAGGTTTTAATCCCTTAACCACTAGTAAGTGGATATGATACATCGCCACAAAATTAATGTTAGGTGTTTCTATTGCAAGATTATCCAAATGATTATCTTATGAGGCAATAGAAGCAGTCCTAGACTTCTACAATAGCAACAATGAAGTATTTAGTACCGAGGACTAATTAACTCTAATTTTCGATTCTGTCAAAAACAATGCTTAATATTGCAGGAAGGTTATTCACTTTAAGCTCAAGTGCACCTAAACGTAAGGACCTTCTTAAAAGGTTCCGACCATCAAGAGTTCCTATAGCTTCTCGTGGCACAACTACTAAGAACTTTTTTATTCCTTAGCAGATAACAAGTTTTGGCTCCACCACTTACTATCATCAATTACCATTATAAGCAGTATGGCAAACTTCATACACCAATATGCTGCAGAATTCCAATTAGTCATTCCAAAAGATTTCATTGAAGATGGTGATAGATTATCCACTAAAAGGTGCCAACATTTACCAAATTAATTAGAAAGTTCAGAGAAATCAAGCATCTAGACACAGAAAATAACGACAGATGATTCAAAAAATTGAGCAATCAACCAAAAACGAAGGAGAGATCAAAGGCTTCTTACTAATTTCAGCGCCTTGTCAAGCTTCACGACTTTAGGTGGCGCTTTGGCTTTGGATTCGCTGCCCATCGACTTTGAGCCTTGGTTTCGACTACAAGACCCAGGAAAATCGAATGAAGCATGGAGGAGACGAGATCAAACCCTTATCTTATGCATCTACATAGAAGCCCCCAAGTCCTGTTCGATTACGGCATCGAAGGCGCTGTCGATCAACTCGGGGTTATCCCAATTCCTGTTTGTGCCCAAATGCAACTCGGGCAGTTTGAGCCAGAAGTCAGTGCGTTATGGGAGACGGAGAGCGGCGACCTGCGGCCGGCGCGCTCCTAAGGCAGAGAGCAGTGACGGAAGGCGGATGAGGATCTCGCAGATCCGAAGAGCGCCAGAGAGCAAATGCGGAGGACGGCCAACCCGCATGTACGTCAAAGAAGGTCTAAAACCAACCGTAACAGAAATAGAATACATTCATATTATTCGATCAAAACACTTGACTCGAATAATCCCAAATAAAATAGTTTATTTAAGAgtgaattttcattaaaaaatctataagtttaaaaattttatgagaaGCGCTCCAACACTTTGAAATTCCCATTGGTTAcgtgaaataattattttatgtatTCCTTTATCAAAACAATTATTATCTTTTTCTCTATATGCGTTATCTTTGTCACCACCCCTATACCCTTATCGAA is a window from the Musa acuminata AAA Group cultivar baxijiao chromosome BXJ2-1, Cavendish_Baxijiao_AAA, whole genome shotgun sequence genome containing:
- the LOC135598578 gene encoding uncharacterized protein LOC135598578; translated protein: MGSESKAKAPPKVVKLDKALKLAEAWVNNMSTSATNEQSELEFEGQPSRLGLGAKVTPKMKVAVSSDPVEQKLLGKLNSKKKLSYDNIEKASPVRECSKR